The following are from one region of the Rhizobacter sp. AJA081-3 genome:
- a CDS encoding hydantoinase B/oxoprolinase family protein: MNAHPTPAGDRWQFWIDRGGTFTDVVGRRPDGSLVTHKLLSENPEQYRDAAVAGIRHLLGLKPGEPITPAQVECVKMGTTVATNALLERKGEPTLLVITKGFRDALRIGYQERPRLFERHIVLPELLYSRVIEAQERVGADGGVIEPFDEMHLRERLWAAFDAGLRSVAIVFMHGYRYPAHEKAAAALARTLGFTQVSVSHEVSPLMKLVGRGDTTVVDAYLSPILRRYVEQVAGEMPGVKLFFMQSSGGLTDAHAFQGKDAILSGPAGGIVGMVRTAQLAQFDKVIGFDMGGTSTDVSHFAGEFERAFETQVAGVRMRAPMMSIHTVAAGGGSILSFDGARFRAGPESAGANPGPACYRRGGPLAVTDANVMVGKIQPGFFPKVFGPAANEALDRDVVVAKFSALAAQIEQATGTKRSPEQVAEGFIDIAVGAMANAIKKISVARGYDVTRYTLQCFGGAGGQHACRVADALGMDRVFAHPLAGVLSAYGMGLADQSVMREAAVELRLADALPAVTQRLDTLAAEAEGELRRQGVSGGAIRTHRRVHVRYEGTDSALVVPFGAPAEIQSAFEAAYRQRFAFLMKERALVVEAVSVEAVGAGDAPAESPQATLAPAVMPAEETVKLFSGGRWWDAALVVREVAQPGLFIDGPAIIAEKNATTVVEPGWRARVTALDHLVLERVQPREQRRAIGTTVDPVMLEVFNNLFMNIAEQMGLQLQNTAYSVNIKERLDFSCALFDAQGQLIANAPHMPVHLGSMSESIKTVIAGNAGRMQPGDVYALNDPYHGGTHLPDVTVVTPVFDEAGREILFYVGSRGHHADIGGTTPGSMPPFSTRIEEEGVQIDNVKLVEAGRLREAEMLELLSSGAYPSRNPPQNMADLKAQIAANEKGVQELRKMVAQFGLDVVQAYMRHVQDNAEESVRRVITKLKDGSFTLPLDNGARISVAIRVNAAERSAEIDFSGTSAQLTNNFNAPTAVCMAAVLYVFRTLVGDDIPLNAGCLKPLKVIIPEGSMLNPRPPASVVAGNVETSTCITNALYGALGAMAAGQCTMNNFTFGNARHQYYETISGGSGAGPGFDGTSVVQTHMTNSRLTDPEVLEFRFPVRLESYAIRAGSGGAGQWKGGNGGTRRVRFLEAMTASILSNGRHHGAFGMAGGQPGQPGANRVERADGRVEKLDHIGSVEMALGDIFVIETPGGGGYGPPG; the protein is encoded by the coding sequence ATGAATGCACACCCCACCCCCGCCGGTGACCGCTGGCAGTTCTGGATCGACCGTGGCGGCACCTTCACCGACGTGGTCGGCCGCCGGCCGGACGGATCGCTGGTCACGCACAAGCTGCTCTCGGAGAACCCGGAGCAGTACCGCGACGCCGCGGTGGCGGGCATCCGCCACCTGCTCGGGCTGAAACCCGGCGAGCCCATCACGCCGGCGCAGGTCGAGTGCGTGAAGATGGGCACCACGGTGGCCACCAACGCGCTGCTCGAGCGCAAGGGCGAGCCGACGCTGCTGGTCATCACCAAGGGCTTCCGCGACGCGCTGCGCATCGGCTACCAGGAGCGGCCGCGCCTGTTCGAGCGCCACATCGTGCTGCCCGAACTGCTGTACAGCCGCGTCATCGAGGCGCAGGAGCGCGTGGGCGCCGACGGCGGCGTCATCGAGCCCTTCGACGAGATGCACCTGCGCGAGCGCCTGTGGGCCGCCTTCGACGCCGGCCTGCGCAGCGTGGCCATCGTCTTCATGCACGGCTACCGCTACCCGGCGCACGAGAAGGCCGCCGCCGCATTGGCGCGCACGCTGGGTTTCACGCAGGTCAGCGTGTCGCACGAGGTGAGCCCGCTGATGAAGCTGGTCGGCCGCGGCGACACCACGGTGGTCGATGCCTACCTCTCGCCCATCCTGCGCCGCTATGTCGAGCAGGTGGCCGGCGAGATGCCGGGGGTGAAGCTGTTCTTCATGCAGTCCAGCGGCGGCCTGACCGACGCGCATGCCTTCCAGGGCAAGGACGCGATCCTCTCCGGCCCGGCCGGTGGCATCGTCGGCATGGTGCGCACGGCCCAGTTGGCCCAGTTCGACAAGGTGATCGGCTTCGACATGGGCGGCACCTCCACCGACGTCAGCCATTTCGCCGGCGAGTTCGAGCGTGCCTTCGAGACGCAGGTGGCGGGAGTGCGCATGCGCGCGCCGATGATGAGCATCCACACGGTGGCGGCGGGCGGCGGTTCCATCCTCAGCTTCGACGGCGCACGCTTCCGAGCCGGACCCGAGAGCGCGGGTGCCAACCCCGGCCCGGCCTGCTACCGGCGCGGCGGGCCATTGGCGGTGACCGATGCGAACGTGATGGTCGGCAAGATCCAGCCGGGGTTCTTCCCGAAGGTGTTCGGGCCGGCAGCGAATGAAGCGCTGGACCGCGACGTCGTGGTGGCGAAGTTCAGCGCGCTGGCCGCGCAGATCGAGCAGGCCACCGGCACGAAGCGCAGCCCCGAGCAGGTCGCCGAAGGTTTCATCGATATCGCCGTGGGCGCGATGGCCAACGCGATCAAGAAGATTTCCGTGGCGCGCGGCTACGACGTCACGCGCTACACGCTGCAGTGTTTCGGCGGTGCCGGCGGCCAGCACGCCTGCCGGGTGGCCGATGCGCTGGGCATGGACCGCGTCTTCGCGCACCCGCTGGCCGGCGTGCTGTCGGCCTACGGCATGGGCCTGGCGGACCAGAGCGTGATGCGCGAGGCCGCGGTGGAGCTGCGCCTGGCCGATGCGCTGCCCGCGGTGACGCAGCGGCTCGACACGCTCGCGGCGGAGGCCGAAGGCGAATTGCGCCGGCAGGGCGTGAGCGGCGGCGCGATCCGCACCCACCGCCGCGTGCATGTGCGCTACGAGGGCACCGACTCGGCGCTGGTCGTGCCCTTCGGCGCGCCGGCGGAAATCCAGTCGGCCTTCGAGGCTGCGTACCGGCAGCGTTTCGCTTTCCTGATGAAGGAGCGCGCGCTGGTGGTGGAGGCGGTGTCGGTGGAGGCGGTGGGGGCCGGCGACGCACCGGCTGAAAGCCCGCAGGCCACGCTCGCGCCGGCAGTGATGCCGGCCGAAGAGACGGTCAAGCTGTTCAGCGGCGGCCGCTGGTGGGACGCCGCACTGGTCGTGCGCGAGGTCGCCCAACCCGGTCTGTTCATCGACGGGCCGGCGATCATCGCGGAGAAGAACGCCACCACCGTGGTGGAGCCCGGCTGGCGCGCAAGAGTCACCGCGCTCGACCACCTCGTGCTCGAACGTGTGCAGCCGCGCGAGCAGCGCCGCGCCATCGGCACCACGGTCGACCCGGTGATGCTGGAGGTGTTCAACAACCTGTTCATGAACATCGCCGAGCAGATGGGCCTGCAACTGCAGAACACCGCCTACTCGGTGAACATCAAGGAGCGGCTGGACTTCTCCTGCGCGCTGTTCGACGCGCAGGGCCAGCTCATCGCCAACGCGCCGCACATGCCGGTGCACCTGGGCTCGATGAGCGAGTCGATCAAGACGGTGATCGCCGGCAATGCCGGGCGCATGCAGCCGGGCGACGTCTACGCGCTCAACGACCCCTACCACGGCGGCACGCACCTGCCCGACGTGACGGTGGTCACGCCGGTGTTCGACGAAGCCGGGCGCGAGATCCTCTTCTACGTCGGCAGCCGCGGCCACCATGCCGACATCGGCGGCACCACGCCGGGTTCGATGCCGCCGTTCTCCACGCGCATCGAGGAAGAGGGCGTGCAGATCGACAACGTCAAGCTGGTCGAGGCCGGGCGCCTGCGCGAGGCCGAGATGCTCGAACTGCTCTCCAGCGGCGCGTACCCCTCGCGCAATCCGCCGCAGAACATGGCGGACCTGAAGGCGCAGATCGCGGCCAACGAGAAGGGCGTGCAGGAACTGCGCAAGATGGTCGCGCAGTTCGGCCTGGACGTGGTGCAGGCCTACATGCGCCACGTGCAGGACAACGCCGAGGAGTCGGTGCGGCGTGTCATCACGAAGCTGAAGGATGGCTCGTTCACGCTGCCGCTCGACAATGGCGCGCGCATCAGCGTGGCGATCCGCGTGAATGCGGCCGAACGCAGCGCCGAGATCGACTTCAGCGGCACCAGCGCGCAACTGACGAACAACTTCAACGCGCCCACCGCGGTGTGCATGGCGGCGGTGCTCTATGTCTTCCGCACCCTGGTGGGCGACGACATCCCGCTGAATGCGGGCTGCCTGAAGCCCCTGAAGGTGATCATCCCCGAAGGCTCGATGCTCAACCCGCGCCCGCCGGCCAGCGTGGTGGCGGGCAACGTCGAGACCTCGACCTGCATCACCAACGCGCTGTACGGCGCGCTCGGCGCGATGGCCGCGGGCCAGTGCACGATGAACAACTTCACCTTCGGCAATGCGCGCCACCAGTACTACGAGACGATCTCGGGCGGCAGCGGCGCCGGCCCCGGCTTCGATGGCACCAGCGTCGTGCAGACGCACATGACCAACTCGCGCCTGACCGACCCCGAGGTGCTGGAGTTCCGCTTCCCGGTGCGGCTGGAGAGCTACGCGATCCGCGCCGGCTCGGGCGGGGCAGGGCAGTGGAAGGGCGGCAACGGCGGCACGCGGCGCGTGCGCTTCCTCGAGGCGATGACGGCGTCGATCCTCTCCAACGGCCGCCACCACGGCGCCTTCGGCATGGCCGGCGGGCAGCCGGGTCAGCCCGGCGCCAACCGCGTCGAACGCGCCGATGGCCGCGTCGAGAAGCTCGACCACATCGGCTCGGTGGAGATGGCCCTGGGCGACATCTTCGTGATCGAGACGCCCGGAGGCGGCGGCTACGGCCCGCCGGGCTGA
- a CDS encoding TRAP transporter large permease: MSNDLLITGFLIVMLLAVLGSGLWIGLSLLGVAVLAMELFTQRPVGDSMMLTIWGSTSSWTLTALPLFLWMGEILFRTKLSEDMFRGLAPWIGRLPGRLLHTNVIGCAIFAAVSGSSAATCATIGKITLPELKRRGYPDDMAVGTLAGAGTLGLLIPPSIIMIVYGVAANVSIAKLFMAGVLPGILLALVFMGYIVVWALRHPEQVPPADPPTSFAQKLAASRHLIPVVTLIVLVLGSIYTGVATATEAAALGVGGSLLLAAIEGSMSWKALSEGLASATRVYCMIGLILAGAAFLTLAMGFIGLPRHLAEFIGGLQLSPFALMLMLVVFFIVLGCFLDGISMVVLTMAVLLPTVQKAGFDLIWFGIFVVLVVELAQITPPVGFNLFVLQGLTRRDITWIAAKAMPLFWLMLAFVLLLWFVPGIATWMPSRM; encoded by the coding sequence ATGTCGAATGACCTGCTGATCACCGGCTTCCTGATCGTGATGCTGCTGGCCGTGCTCGGCTCGGGGCTGTGGATCGGCCTGTCGCTGCTCGGCGTCGCGGTGCTGGCGATGGAGCTGTTCACGCAGCGCCCGGTGGGCGACAGCATGATGCTCACGATCTGGGGCTCCACCTCGAGCTGGACGCTGACCGCGCTGCCGCTGTTCCTGTGGATGGGCGAGATCCTGTTCCGCACCAAGCTGTCGGAAGACATGTTCCGCGGCCTGGCGCCGTGGATCGGCCGCCTGCCCGGCCGCCTGCTGCACACCAACGTGATCGGCTGCGCCATCTTCGCGGCCGTGTCGGGATCCAGCGCCGCCACCTGCGCCACCATCGGCAAGATCACCCTGCCCGAGCTGAAGCGGCGCGGCTACCCCGACGACATGGCGGTGGGCACGCTGGCCGGCGCCGGCACGCTGGGCCTGCTGATCCCGCCGTCGATCATCATGATCGTCTACGGCGTGGCGGCCAACGTGTCGATCGCCAAGCTGTTCATGGCCGGCGTGCTGCCGGGCATCCTGCTCGCGCTGGTGTTCATGGGCTACATCGTCGTGTGGGCGCTGCGCCACCCCGAGCAGGTGCCGCCGGCCGACCCGCCGACCTCGTTCGCGCAGAAGCTCGCCGCCTCGCGCCACCTGATCCCGGTGGTCACGCTGATCGTGCTGGTGCTCGGCTCCATCTACACCGGCGTGGCCACTGCCACCGAGGCGGCGGCGCTGGGCGTGGGCGGCTCGCTGCTGCTGGCTGCCATCGAAGGGTCGATGAGCTGGAAGGCGCTCAGCGAAGGCCTGGCGTCGGCCACCCGCGTGTATTGCATGATCGGACTGATCCTTGCCGGCGCGGCCTTCCTCACGCTCGCGATGGGCTTCATCGGCCTGCCGCGGCACCTGGCCGAGTTCATCGGCGGCCTCCAGCTCAGCCCCTTCGCGCTGATGCTGATGCTGGTGGTGTTCTTCATCGTGCTCGGCTGCTTCCTCGACGGCATCTCGATGGTCGTGCTGACCATGGCGGTGCTGCTGCCCACGGTGCAGAAGGCCGGCTTCGACCTGATCTGGTTCGGCATCTTCGTCGTGCTGGTGGTCGAGCTGGCGCAGATCACGCCGCCGGTGGGCTTCAACCTGTTCGTGCTGCAGGGCCTGACGCGGCGCGACATCACCTGGATCGCCGCCAAGGCCATGCCGCTGTTCTGGCTGATGCTGGCCTTCGTGCTGCTGCTGTGGTTCGTGCCCGGCATCGCCACCTGGATGCCCTCGCGCATGTAG
- a CDS encoding TRAP transporter small permease: MHRFVAAFDRWLAVLAALAMVAAFVTVALGVIARLAAWDLPGLDAYAGYAIAAALFLALPQTLRRQEHIRVTLLMDRLGPRSRAALEWWSLLAGFALAVYMAIYAVRLVWVSHGMHDVSPSADATPLWIPQIAMALGCAGFALSLAEAIVSRWAGAAYFQRVGPEASHVE; the protein is encoded by the coding sequence ATGCACCGCTTCGTCGCTGCCTTCGATCGATGGCTCGCCGTGCTGGCCGCGCTGGCGATGGTCGCGGCCTTCGTCACCGTCGCGCTGGGCGTGATCGCCCGGCTGGCCGCGTGGGATCTTCCGGGACTGGATGCGTACGCGGGTTACGCCATCGCCGCGGCGCTGTTCCTCGCGCTGCCGCAGACGCTGCGCCGCCAGGAGCACATCCGTGTCACGCTGCTGATGGATCGCCTCGGGCCGCGCTCCCGCGCGGCGCTGGAGTGGTGGTCGCTGCTGGCGGGCTTCGCGTTGGCGGTCTACATGGCGATTTACGCGGTGCGGCTGGTGTGGGTGTCGCACGGCATGCACGACGTCTCGCCCTCGGCCGATGCCACGCCGCTGTGGATCCCGCAGATCGCTATGGCGCTGGGCTGCGCAGGTTTCGCGCTGTCGCTGGCCGAAGCGATCGTCTCGCGCTGGGCGGGTGCAGCCTACTTCCAGCGTGTCGGCCCGGAGGCCAGCCATGTCGAATGA
- a CDS encoding TRAP transporter substrate-binding protein: MKSFVLSMLGATLFGGALAQTPAATQWDLPTGYAVGSFQTENVQQFAADVAKASGGKLKIVLHPNGSLYKANEIKRAVQTGQAQAGEFILSGAANENALFGVDSIPFLADSYPAAKKLSDASRPAIEKLLAAQGMKLLFVSPWPGQSLYSSKPVETIADLKGTKMRAYNPATSRIAQLAGAQPTTIQLAELGQALATGTVENFLTSSASGVENKLYESVKYFYGVNAWLPKNAVVVQAKAFETLDKPTQEALLKSAAAAEARGWATSEQKNNEYLKELAAKGMKVAAPSEALTRELRKIGATMTAEWLKQAGPDGQAVIDAFSK, encoded by the coding sequence ATGAAGTCCTTCGTCCTCTCGATGCTCGGCGCCACGCTGTTCGGCGGCGCCCTGGCCCAGACGCCCGCCGCGACGCAGTGGGACCTGCCCACCGGCTACGCCGTCGGCAGCTTCCAGACCGAGAACGTGCAGCAGTTCGCTGCCGACGTGGCCAAGGCCAGCGGCGGCAAGCTGAAGATCGTGCTGCACCCCAACGGCTCGCTCTACAAGGCCAATGAGATCAAGCGCGCGGTGCAGACCGGCCAGGCGCAGGCCGGCGAGTTCATCCTGTCCGGCGCGGCCAACGAGAACGCGCTGTTCGGCGTCGATTCCATCCCCTTCCTGGCCGACAGCTACCCGGCAGCGAAGAAGCTCTCCGACGCCTCCCGGCCGGCCATCGAAAAGCTGCTCGCCGCGCAGGGCATGAAGCTGCTGTTCGTCTCGCCCTGGCCTGGCCAGAGCCTGTACAGCAGCAAGCCGGTCGAGACCATCGCCGATCTCAAGGGCACCAAGATGCGCGCCTACAACCCGGCCACCTCGCGCATCGCGCAGCTCGCCGGCGCGCAGCCCACCACCATCCAGCTCGCCGAGCTCGGCCAGGCGCTGGCCACCGGCACGGTGGAGAACTTCCTCACCTCCAGCGCCAGTGGCGTGGAGAACAAGCTCTACGAGAGCGTGAAGTACTTCTACGGCGTGAACGCCTGGCTGCCGAAGAACGCCGTGGTCGTGCAGGCCAAGGCCTTCGAGACGCTGGACAAGCCGACGCAGGAAGCGCTGCTGAAATCGGCCGCCGCCGCCGAGGCCCGCGGCTGGGCCACCAGCGAACAGAAGAACAACGAGTACCTGAAGGAGCTCGCCGCCAAGGGCATGAAGGTGGCCGCGCCCAGCGAAGCGCTGACCCGCGAGCTGCGCAAGATCGGCGCCACCATGACCGCCGAGTGGCTCAAGCAGGCCGGGCCCGACGGCCAGGCGGTGATCGACGCCTTCTCGAAGTGA
- a CDS encoding putative hydro-lyase produces the protein MPDHPPIHDATPAQARALIRAGRWTSHTSGIAERHVQGNVVILPKRWADDFLLYCQRNPKPCPLLAVGEPGVAALPRLGQGIDIRHDVPRYRVWRDGELVEEPTDIAALWRDDLVSFVLGCSFSFEQALRDEGIALRHVDEGKNVAMFRTSIPTEPAGVFSGPLVVTMRPLRPAAAIRAVQITSRFPDVHGAPVHIGDPSQIGIGDLSRPDYGDAVEVKPDELPVFWACGVTPQAAIAQARPEFCITHAPGAMLITDLLNHQLASF, from the coding sequence ATGCCAGACCACCCCCCGATCCACGACGCCACGCCGGCCCAGGCCCGCGCGCTGATCCGCGCCGGCCGATGGACGAGCCACACCAGCGGCATCGCCGAGCGCCACGTGCAGGGCAACGTCGTCATCCTGCCCAAGCGCTGGGCCGACGACTTCCTGCTCTACTGCCAGCGCAACCCCAAGCCCTGCCCGCTGCTGGCCGTGGGCGAGCCCGGCGTCGCCGCGCTGCCGCGGCTGGGCCAGGGCATCGACATCCGCCACGACGTGCCGCGCTACCGCGTCTGGCGCGACGGCGAACTGGTCGAGGAGCCCACGGACATCGCCGCGCTGTGGCGCGACGACCTGGTCAGCTTCGTGCTCGGCTGCTCGTTCTCGTTCGAGCAGGCGCTGCGCGACGAGGGCATCGCGCTGCGCCATGTCGACGAGGGCAAGAACGTGGCGATGTTCCGCACCTCGATCCCGACCGAGCCGGCCGGCGTGTTCTCCGGCCCGCTGGTGGTGACGATGCGCCCGCTGCGCCCGGCCGCGGCGATCCGCGCGGTGCAGATCACCTCGCGATTCCCCGACGTGCACGGCGCGCCGGTGCACATCGGCGATCCCTCGCAGATCGGCATCGGCGACCTGTCCCGCCCCGACTACGGCGACGCCGTCGAGGTCAAACCCGACGAACTGCCGGTGTTCTGGGCCTGCGGTGTCACGCCCCAGGCGGCCATCGCGCAGGCGCGACCCGAGTTCTGCATCACCCACGCGCCCGGCGCGATGCTGATCACCGATCTGCTGAACCACCAGCTGGCCAGCTTCTGA
- a CDS encoding GGDEF domain-containing protein, translating into MIPSPAPDVAALIERALGVIMADGEAAAILAGQVLASASADAEQRLQAICILALFELREGTLEAGIAQLEAARAAHDPARCAARTGWLIEHVQTQQFRREGRLADAQAGLRLLHLQAEQRPAVDAYLSAGSLGVVLSMQGDNDGTLDLFYQALAIARRSGVDSLVVNALNNLGSFQSDLYNLEDARPLLEECLAGAQRVGSRRQTIYAAGNLVQCLCLMGRPAEALVVAREHLMGKIRADDLPALHRDEEIAQALLDNSLVDEAQAALGGEVHIDPMSNELATARVWLGARILLARGQAGEALRLCLARQALLRQQGEESTVAIDRVNLLRVAAQAAGGVGDHALAYRLLDAAFRTHEALLGRAARSRQISLQISHRLQQAEWERDSAQQLAGRLETLNASLRSQVAENERLQERLRAQALEDPLTGLHNRRHLFEAGGALLALLRRRVVPLAAALVDLDHFKQVNDRHGHDAGDRVLRGFAELARSDTRAEDIVCRYGGEEFVLLFPGADAPQAAARLRDLLQRFQATNFEDASGGSSGISGVAKRGLMLAGPMRPMRAAARPRAGEDRRQPR; encoded by the coding sequence GTGATCCCTTCCCCTGCACCGGACGTGGCGGCGCTCATCGAGCGAGCGCTCGGCGTGATCATGGCCGACGGCGAAGCCGCTGCGATTCTGGCCGGCCAGGTGCTGGCCAGTGCCTCGGCGGACGCCGAACAGCGGCTGCAGGCCATCTGCATCCTCGCTCTCTTCGAACTGCGCGAAGGCACCCTGGAGGCGGGCATCGCGCAGCTCGAGGCGGCGCGTGCCGCGCACGATCCGGCCCGCTGCGCCGCTCGGACGGGCTGGCTGATCGAGCATGTGCAGACGCAGCAGTTCCGTCGCGAAGGCCGACTGGCCGACGCGCAGGCGGGTTTGCGCCTGCTGCACCTGCAGGCCGAGCAGCGCCCGGCCGTCGATGCCTACCTCAGTGCGGGTTCGCTGGGCGTGGTGCTGTCGATGCAGGGCGACAACGACGGCACGCTGGATCTCTTCTATCAGGCGCTGGCGATCGCGCGCCGCAGCGGTGTCGACAGCCTCGTGGTCAACGCGCTGAACAACCTCGGCTCCTTCCAGTCGGACCTGTACAACCTGGAGGATGCGCGCCCGCTGCTGGAGGAATGCCTGGCCGGCGCGCAGCGCGTCGGCTCGCGCCGCCAGACCATCTACGCCGCGGGCAACCTGGTGCAGTGCCTGTGCCTCATGGGGCGACCCGCCGAGGCGCTGGTGGTGGCGCGCGAGCACCTGATGGGGAAGATCCGTGCCGACGACCTGCCGGCCCTGCACCGAGACGAAGAGATCGCCCAGGCCCTGCTCGACAACAGCCTAGTCGACGAGGCGCAGGCCGCGCTCGGCGGCGAGGTGCACATCGACCCGATGAGCAACGAGCTGGCCACCGCACGCGTGTGGCTGGGCGCGCGCATCCTGCTGGCGCGCGGCCAGGCCGGCGAGGCCCTGCGGCTGTGCCTGGCGCGCCAGGCCTTGCTGCGCCAGCAGGGCGAAGAGAGCACGGTCGCCATCGATCGCGTCAACCTGCTGCGCGTGGCAGCGCAGGCGGCCGGCGGCGTGGGCGACCATGCGCTGGCCTACCGGTTGCTCGATGCCGCCTTCAGAACGCACGAGGCGCTGCTCGGCCGCGCCGCCCGCTCGCGCCAGATCAGCCTGCAGATCTCGCACCGGCTGCAGCAGGCGGAATGGGAGCGCGACAGCGCGCAGCAACTCGCCGGCCGGCTCGAGACGCTGAACGCGTCGCTGCGGTCCCAGGTGGCCGAGAACGAGCGCCTGCAGGAGCGGCTGCGCGCCCAGGCGCTCGAAGATCCACTCACCGGGCTGCACAACCGCCGCCACCTGTTCGAGGCCGGCGGCGCGCTGCTGGCCCTGCTGCGGCGCCGCGTGGTGCCGCTGGCCGCGGCGCTGGTCGACCTCGACCACTTCAAGCAGGTCAACGATCGCCATGGCCACGACGCCGGCGACCGCGTGCTTCGCGGATTCGCCGAGCTGGCACGTTCGGACACGCGGGCCGAGGACATCGTCTGCCGCTACGGCGGCGAGGAGTTCGTGCTGCTGTTCCCCGGCGCCGATGCGCCGCAGGCGGCGGCGCGGCTGCGCGACCTGCTGCAGCGCTTTCAGGCGACGAACTTCGAGGACGCCAGCGGCGGAAGTTCTGGTATCTCCGGCGTGGCGAAGCGCGGCCTCATGCTCGCCGGGCCGATGCGGCCGATGCGGGCGGCCGCGCGGCCGCGCGCTGGTGAGGATCGACGGCAGCCCCGCTGA
- a CDS encoding LysR family transcriptional regulator has protein sequence MNLRFVEAFFWVASLKSMSRAAEKLFITQSAMSSRIAALEEELGALLLDRRDKQIRLTVAGTRFLVYAERLLAMQREIKSEMGSAAARALSLRLGAIESVLHSWLIEWVQHMRETQPGFELELTVETTPVLVEQVRRGTLDLAFAALPAGGDGLRSRALPPMEMVFVGHRELHRKRRYALADLAGLELLTFQRGSQPHVALLDLFRRAGLEPPRVHTISSISAMVQLVEGGFGVATLPRAAVRRLTERLPLKPLACDVALTPLPVHLSYRHDPGGGVPSALIDAVLAFAGSARASVKASVPAAPADIRLAEETPARNRTRPRS, from the coding sequence TTGAACCTGCGTTTCGTGGAGGCGTTCTTCTGGGTGGCGTCGCTGAAGAGCATGTCGCGCGCCGCCGAGAAGCTATTCATCACCCAGTCGGCCATGTCCAGCCGCATCGCCGCGCTGGAAGAAGAGCTCGGCGCGCTGCTGCTTGACCGGCGCGACAAGCAGATCCGCCTGACCGTGGCGGGCACGCGCTTCCTCGTCTATGCCGAACGGCTGCTGGCGATGCAGCGCGAGATCAAGTCCGAGATGGGTTCGGCGGCCGCGCGCGCGCTGTCGCTGCGCCTGGGCGCGATCGAGTCGGTGCTGCACTCCTGGCTGATCGAGTGGGTGCAGCACATGCGCGAGACGCAGCCCGGCTTCGAACTCGAGCTGACGGTGGAAACCACGCCGGTGCTCGTCGAGCAGGTGCGCCGCGGCACGCTGGACCTGGCCTTCGCCGCGCTGCCGGCCGGCGGTGACGGCCTGCGCAGCCGAGCCTTGCCGCCGATGGAGATGGTCTTCGTCGGCCACCGCGAGCTGCACCGCAAGCGACGCTATGCGCTGGCCGATCTGGCCGGGCTGGAGCTGCTCACCTTCCAGCGCGGCTCCCAGCCCCACGTGGCGCTGCTCGACCTGTTCCGCCGCGCCGGCCTGGAGCCGCCGCGGGTGCACACCATCTCGTCGATCTCGGCGATGGTGCAACTGGTCGAGGGCGGCTTCGGTGTGGCCACGCTGCCGCGGGCGGCGGTGCGCCGCCTCACCGAGCGCCTGCCGCTCAAGCCCCTGGCCTGCGACGTGGCGCTGACGCCGCTGCCGGTGCACCTGAGCTACCGGCACGATCCCGGCGGCGGTGTGCCCTCGGCATTGATCGATGCGGTGCTCGCCTTCGCCGGCAGCGCTCGCGCGAGCGTGAAAGCTTCAGTTCCAGCGGCGCCGGCCGATATCCGTCTGGCGGAAGAAACGCCTGCTCGAAACCGTACCCGACCACGATCGTGA
- a CDS encoding TRAP transporter substrate-binding protein, with product MSSRFIIALASLFAAGSAFAQTKWDLPAAYPANNFHTENLTQFAADVDKATAGKLKITVHANASLFKAPEIKRAVQGGQAQIGEILLVNYQNEWQIFGADGLPFLADSYDESMKLYKAQKPLLDKKLGEQGMMLLYAVAWPPQGIYVKKPIASAADLKGVKWRAYSPATARIAELVGAQPVTVQAAELSQAMATGVVESYMSSGATGYDTKTYEHIKYFVDTQAWLPKNAVIVNKAAFDALDKPTQAAVLKAGADAEARGWSTSKVKNTEYLELLKKNGMTIAPPTPQLKADMTKVGDTMLKEWLEKAGPEGQALVDAFRK from the coding sequence ATGTCCTCGCGCTTCATCATCGCCCTCGCCAGCCTGTTCGCGGCCGGCTCCGCCTTCGCCCAGACCAAGTGGGATCTGCCCGCCGCCTACCCGGCGAACAACTTCCACACCGAGAACCTGACGCAGTTCGCCGCCGACGTCGACAAGGCCACCGCCGGCAAGCTGAAGATCACCGTGCACGCCAACGCCTCGCTGTTCAAGGCACCTGAGATCAAGCGCGCCGTCCAGGGCGGCCAGGCGCAGATCGGCGAGATCCTGCTGGTGAACTACCAGAACGAGTGGCAGATCTTCGGTGCCGACGGCCTGCCCTTCCTGGCCGACAGCTACGACGAGTCGATGAAGCTGTACAAGGCGCAGAAGCCGCTGCTCGACAAGAAGCTCGGCGAGCAGGGCATGATGCTGCTGTACGCCGTGGCCTGGCCGCCGCAGGGCATCTACGTGAAGAAGCCGATCGCCTCGGCCGCCGACCTGAAGGGCGTGAAGTGGCGCGCCTACAGCCCAGCCACCGCGCGCATCGCCGAGCTGGTCGGTGCGCAGCCAGTCACCGTGCAGGCGGCCGAGCTGTCGCAGGCCATGGCCACCGGCGTCGTCGAGAGCTACATGAGCAGCGGCGCCACCGGCTACGACACCAAGACCTACGAGCACATCAAGTACTTCGTCGACACGCAGGCCTGGCTGCCGAAGAACGCGGTGATCGTCAACAAGGCCGCCTTCGACGCGCTCGACAAGCCGACGCAAGCCGCCGTGCTGAAGGCCGGGGCCGACGCCGAGGCCCGCGGCTGGTCCACCAGCAAGGTCAAGAACACCGAGTACCTCGAGCTGCTGAAGAAGAACGGCATGACCATCGCGCCGCCGACGCCGCAGCTCAAGGCCGACATGACGAAGGTCGGCGACACGATGCTCAAGGAGTGGCTCGAGAAGGCCGGCCCCGAAGGCCAGGCGCTGGTCGACGCATTCCGCAAGTAA